The following coding sequences lie in one Mucilaginibacter sp. KACC 22773 genomic window:
- a CDS encoding dihydrodipicolinate synthase family protein: protein MITFDWKGVFPAVTTKFTDNDELDFDAFDVNLAAQLEAGVDGFILGGSLGEASVLTDDEKFALLKHTIDYVDGKVPVILNIAEQTTKAAVACAKRAFDTGADGLMLLPPMRYNSEERETLAYIGAVAESTELPIMIYNNPVDYKIEVTLDMFEKLSVYKNIQAVKESTRNVSNVTKMFNRFGNRYAIFTGVDPLAMESLVMGADGWVAGLVDAFPKETVAIYRLVKAGRIAEALAIYRWFLPVLELDIHPKLVQYIKLAEVATGIGTENVRAPRLPLIGEERTKVLKIINDALAVRPELPVGSWGKLSEVEA from the coding sequence ATGATAACTTTTGACTGGAAAGGCGTATTCCCTGCGGTAACCACCAAGTTCACCGATAACGACGAATTAGATTTTGATGCTTTTGATGTAAACCTTGCAGCGCAGCTTGAAGCTGGTGTTGACGGATTTATTTTAGGCGGTTCATTAGGCGAGGCCAGCGTGCTTACCGATGATGAAAAGTTTGCGTTATTAAAGCATACCATTGATTATGTTGATGGCAAAGTACCTGTAATACTAAATATTGCCGAGCAAACCACCAAAGCAGCTGTAGCCTGTGCTAAAAGAGCTTTTGATACCGGTGCCGATGGTTTAATGCTGTTGCCACCAATGCGTTATAACAGCGAAGAACGCGAAACTTTGGCTTACATAGGCGCAGTTGCCGAAAGCACCGAACTGCCTATCATGATATACAACAATCCTGTTGATTATAAAATTGAAGTTACACTGGATATGTTTGAAAAACTATCGGTTTATAAAAACATACAGGCGGTAAAAGAATCAACCCGGAATGTATCAAATGTTACTAAAATGTTTAACCGTTTTGGCAACCGCTACGCCATATTTACCGGTGTTGATCCGTTAGCCATGGAAAGCCTTGTAATGGGTGCCGACGGCTGGGTTGCAGGTTTGGTTGATGCTTTCCCTAAAGAAACTGTAGCTATTTACCGTTTGGTAAAAGCCGGCAGAATTGCCGAAGCTTTAGCCATTTACCGTTGGTTTTTGCCGGTATTGGAATTGGATATTCATCCAAAACTGGTTCAGTACATTAAACTGGCCGAAGTTGCAACTGGTATTGGTACCGAAAATGTACGCGCACCGCGTTTACCGTTAATTGGCGAAGAACGCACCAAAGTGTTAAAGATCATCAATGATGCATTAGCTGTTCGCCCGGAACTGCCTGTTGGCAGCTGGGGTAAGTTGAGCGAAGTTGAAGCTTAA
- a CDS encoding DUF3784 domain-containing protein, which produces MLNLFVFGTISLAMLILGYQIKYKKKASLISGFDENLVSDVNGLCNWVGNLMLINAAIALLTGIGMTYLPAQMNIALIFFVGGILATSVFAIAGKRRFRRL; this is translated from the coding sequence ATGCTTAACCTCTTTGTTTTTGGCACAATATCGCTGGCCATGCTTATCCTGGGCTATCAAATAAAATATAAAAAGAAAGCCAGCCTTATATCCGGGTTTGATGAAAACCTGGTGAGCGATGTTAACGGTCTGTGTAACTGGGTAGGCAACCTGATGCTTATCAACGCCGCCATAGCCCTGCTCACCGGTATCGGCATGACTTACCTGCCCGCCCAAATGAACATTGCCTTAATATTTTTTGTGGGCGGCATCCTGGCAACCTCTGTTTTTGCCATTGCAGGCAAGCGCAGGTTCAGGCGGCTGTAA
- the glgB gene encoding 1,4-alpha-glucan branching protein GlgB: MAKKTKTTDTPLPEEKPVKEKKATKAKANKVEPEVVADTAKKAVKAKAAPVAKTTKPKTAKVKVAEAVQATNTVILKAVEPYSRFTDFDISLFKSGKHFKLYEKFGSHVVEYQGVVGTYFSVWAPNAQYVSVIANFNGWNRGSHSLNARWDSSGIWEGFIPNVGVGETYKYYIKSSTGEDLEKADPFALRWEVPPSTASIVVDTFYEWTDGDWMANRHEHNALDKPYSVYEVHLGSWARSPESPDQFLTYTELAHKLVPYVKEMGFTHVEFMPIMEHPYYPSWGYQISGYFAAASRYGSPQELMFLIEEFHKAGIGVILDWVPSHFPGDIHALYKFDGTHLYEHADARKGFHPDWKSYIFNYGRNEVRSFLISNALFWLDRYHADGLRVDAVASMLYLDYSRKHGEWEANIYGGNENLEAISFLKEFNEAVYSHFPSTQTIAEESTSFTGVSRPVYLGGLGFGMKWMMGWMHDTIDYFKEDPIHRKYHHNEITFSTIYAFTENFMLPFSHDEVVYGKGSMLRKMPGDEWQQFANLRLMYSYMFTHPGTKLLFMGAEFGQGDEWNYSQSLQWHVMQYPNHQGMAATVKALNQLYKDEPALYEKAFDFTGFEWIDGGNANDSILVYGRMGHNRADDLVIILNMTPVPRYNYRIGVPAGGKWQEVFNSDAQNLWGSGIINYDAVTADAEKWHGKDNSVNITIPPLAATVFKKIPDAPAKYELKR; the protein is encoded by the coding sequence ATGGCCAAAAAAACGAAGACAACCGACACCCCGCTACCGGAAGAAAAGCCTGTAAAAGAAAAAAAAGCAACCAAAGCAAAGGCAAATAAAGTTGAACCCGAAGTTGTTGCAGACACCGCTAAAAAAGCTGTAAAAGCTAAAGCAGCGCCAGTTGCGAAAACAACCAAGCCCAAAACCGCTAAAGTCAAAGTTGCCGAAGCGGTACAAGCCACAAATACTGTAATATTAAAAGCCGTTGAGCCATATAGCCGCTTTACCGATTTTGATATCAGTTTATTTAAGTCGGGAAAGCACTTTAAGCTTTATGAAAAGTTTGGCTCGCACGTGGTGGAATATCAGGGCGTAGTGGGTACCTACTTTTCCGTTTGGGCGCCAAACGCGCAGTATGTATCGGTTATAGCAAACTTTAACGGCTGGAACCGCGGTTCGCACAGTTTGAATGCCCGTTGGGATTCATCCGGCATCTGGGAAGGTTTTATCCCGAATGTGGGCGTAGGCGAAACCTATAAATATTATATAAAATCATCAACCGGCGAAGACCTGGAAAAGGCCGATCCTTTTGCCCTGCGCTGGGAAGTACCGCCAAGCACAGCATCCATAGTTGTTGATACCTTTTACGAATGGACCGATGGCGACTGGATGGCTAACCGCCATGAGCATAATGCGCTTGATAAACCTTACAGCGTTTACGAAGTGCACCTGGGTTCATGGGCCCGCAGCCCCGAAAGCCCCGACCAGTTTTTAACTTATACCGAACTGGCGCACAAACTGGTGCCATACGTTAAAGAAATGGGCTTTACACACGTAGAGTTTATGCCTATAATGGAGCACCCGTATTATCCAAGCTGGGGCTACCAAATTTCGGGCTACTTTGCTGCGGCTTCCCGTTATGGCTCGCCCCAGGAACTGATGTTTCTTATCGAAGAATTTCACAAGGCTGGCATCGGTGTAATCCTGGATTGGGTGCCATCGCATTTCCCGGGCGATATTCATGCTTTGTACAAATTTGATGGCACACACCTGTATGAGCATGCCGACGCCCGTAAAGGATTCCATCCCGATTGGAAATCGTATATATTTAACTATGGGCGTAACGAAGTTAGGTCATTCCTGATTAGTAACGCGCTGTTTTGGCTGGATAGATACCATGCCGATGGTTTACGGGTAGATGCTGTAGCATCTATGCTTTACCTTGATTACTCGCGCAAACATGGCGAGTGGGAGGCAAATATTTATGGCGGTAACGAAAACCTGGAAGCTATTTCGTTCCTGAAAGAGTTTAACGAGGCCGTTTACAGTCATTTCCCATCAACCCAAACCATTGCCGAAGAATCTACATCGTTTACCGGTGTTAGCCGCCCGGTTTATTTGGGAGGCTTAGGTTTCGGGATGAAATGGATGATGGGATGGATGCACGATACCATCGATTATTTTAAAGAAGATCCTATCCACCGTAAGTATCACCATAACGAAATCACCTTTAGTACCATATACGCCTTTACCGAAAACTTTATGCTGCCTTTCTCGCACGATGAGGTGGTATACGGCAAAGGTAGCATGCTGCGCAAAATGCCCGGTGATGAGTGGCAGCAATTTGCCAACCTGCGCCTCATGTACAGTTACATGTTTACGCACCCGGGTACCAAATTGCTATTTATGGGTGCCGAGTTTGGGCAGGGTGATGAGTGGAATTATAGCCAGTCGTTACAATGGCATGTAATGCAATATCCTAATCACCAGGGTATGGCTGCAACGGTTAAAGCGCTTAACCAGCTGTATAAGGATGAGCCTGCGCTGTATGAAAAAGCCTTTGACTTTACCGGCTTTGAATGGATAGACGGTGGCAACGCCAACGACTCGATACTGGTTTATGGCCGTATGGGGCATAACCGCGCCGACGACCTGGTAATTATCCTGAACATGACCCCGGTACCGCGTTATAACTACCGCATTGGCGTACCCGCAGGCGGCAAATGGCAGGAAGTATTTAACTCAGATGCTCAAAACCTTTGGGGCAGCGGTATCATCAATTACGACGCGGTAACTGCCGATGCCGAAAAATGGCATGGCAAGGATAACTCCGTTAACATTACCATACCCCCTTTGGCAGCCACAGTATTTAAAAAAATACCCGATGCACCTGCCAAATACGAACTAAAGCGATAA
- a CDS encoding glycoside hydrolase family 31 protein: MESNTPNPEELTSKIVEIKNLLEEEEEEEFHHLNNPADGIKPIIKKYLGIPNHADQIGNKFYFTDGDAKVEVVVVTDEIIRVRLAPHSVFLEEFSYAVPKLEHKAAAFTLYEDDNEFRVATKSINCHIRKKDFFISFSDSNNHVTSSDAVPMHWEENVQFGGYYVFCTKTCAKDESFFGLGDKPTELNLRGKRLKNWNTDAYSFAWNQDPLYRSIPFYISVNEGIAHGIFFDNTFKAHFDFGAEDKTKTSFWADGGELQYYYIHGPHMMDVVKSYHILTGTHPMPPLWALGYHQCRWSYYPEAKVRKIAKGFRENKIPCDGIYLDIDYMDGYRCFTWNKKYFPDPKKMISELAADGFKTVVIIDPGIRVDDNYWVFKEGKENRYFCRRSDDYFMEGHVWPGRCQFPDFTNPEVREWWGGLFEELVDMGVAGVWNDMNEPAVFGAGTFPDDVRHQYDGHRGSHRKAHNVYGMQMVRSTYEGLRKIMKNKRPFTITRAGYSGVQRYSSAWTGDNVASWEHLKLGNIQCQRLSVSGIPFCGTDIGGFSGEPDGELFTRWIQLGTFSPFMRAHSAGDTKEREPWSFGEPFTEINRKFIELRYRLIPYLYSTFWEHHRYGFPILRPVVMHEQDVLLNHFRQDEFTYGDKILVCPVMEPGQIKRNVYLPKGKWFNYWTFEVLEGGKEVTVDTPLETMPLFVKAGSVIPEYPVMQYTGEKEIEEVKLNVYYTDYEVNSFLFEDYGETFAYEQDIYLEKKFVVNGNSRKLTIGQSMEGLYTPRYEGYHFNVIGLPFKPHKIMVDGKNVTAFTINADGTMEFKYSKKFKQIEISK; this comes from the coding sequence ATGGAAAGTAACACACCCAATCCGGAAGAGCTAACCAGTAAGATAGTTGAAATTAAAAACTTGCTGGAAGAAGAAGAGGAAGAGGAGTTTCATCACCTTAATAACCCAGCCGATGGCATAAAACCCATCATCAAAAAATACCTTGGCATACCAAACCATGCCGATCAGATAGGCAATAAATTTTACTTTACAGATGGCGATGCCAAAGTAGAAGTTGTTGTTGTTACCGACGAGATTATCCGTGTAAGATTGGCGCCGCATAGCGTTTTCCTTGAAGAATTCTCATACGCCGTTCCAAAGCTGGAGCATAAAGCCGCAGCCTTCACCCTGTATGAGGATGATAACGAGTTTCGTGTAGCAACTAAATCGATAAATTGTCATATCCGTAAAAAGGATTTTTTCATTTCGTTTTCTGATAGCAATAACCATGTAACCAGTTCAGACGCCGTACCTATGCACTGGGAAGAGAATGTTCAGTTTGGTGGTTATTACGTGTTTTGCACCAAAACATGCGCTAAAGATGAAAGCTTTTTTGGCCTGGGCGATAAGCCTACCGAGCTTAACCTGCGTGGTAAAAGGCTGAAGAACTGGAACACCGATGCATACTCCTTTGCCTGGAACCAGGATCCGCTTTACCGTAGCATTCCTTTTTACATCAGCGTAAACGAGGGTATTGCCCACGGTATATTTTTTGATAATACCTTTAAGGCGCATTTTGATTTTGGCGCCGAAGACAAAACCAAAACCAGTTTTTGGGCTGATGGCGGCGAACTGCAATACTATTATATCCACGGACCCCACATGATGGATGTGGTAAAAAGCTACCACATTTTAACAGGCACGCACCCAATGCCACCGCTTTGGGCGCTGGGTTATCACCAGTGCCGATGGAGTTATTATCCCGAAGCCAAGGTACGTAAAATTGCCAAAGGTTTCCGCGAAAATAAGATCCCCTGCGATGGTATCTATTTAGATATCGATTACATGGATGGCTACCGTTGCTTTACCTGGAATAAGAAATACTTCCCGGACCCGAAGAAAATGATCAGCGAATTGGCTGCAGATGGGTTTAAAACCGTTGTAATTATTGATCCGGGCATCCGTGTTGATGATAACTATTGGGTGTTTAAAGAAGGTAAAGAAAATAGATATTTTTGCCGCCGCAGCGATGATTACTTTATGGAAGGTCACGTTTGGCCGGGTCGCTGCCAGTTTCCGGATTTTACCAACCCCGAAGTGCGCGAATGGTGGGGAGGCTTATTTGAGGAGTTGGTAGATATGGGCGTGGCCGGCGTTTGGAATGATATGAACGAACCTGCCGTGTTTGGAGCAGGCACGTTCCCGGATGATGTTAGGCATCAATACGATGGGCACCGTGGGTCGCACCGCAAGGCACATAATGTTTACGGAATGCAAATGGTACGCTCAACCTACGAAGGTTTGCGCAAGATCATGAAAAACAAACGTCCTTTTACTATAACCAGGGCGGGATACTCGGGCGTACAACGTTACTCATCCGCGTGGACGGGCGATAATGTGGCCTCATGGGAACACCTCAAATTAGGCAACATCCAATGCCAGCGCCTATCAGTATCGGGCATCCCTTTCTGCGGTACAGATATTGGCGGTTTTAGCGGCGAGCCTGATGGCGAACTATTTACCCGCTGGATACAGTTGGGCACCTTCTCGCCTTTTATGCGCGCGCACTCTGCAGGTGATACCAAAGAGCGCGAGCCCTGGAGTTTTGGCGAACCGTTTACCGAAATCAATCGCAAATTTATCGAGCTGCGTTACAGGCTTATTCCGTACTTATACTCTACTTTTTGGGAGCACCACCGCTACGGTTTCCCTATTTTGAGGCCGGTGGTAATGCATGAGCAGGATGTGTTGTTAAACCACTTCCGCCAGGATGAATTTACCTATGGCGATAAAATTTTGGTTTGCCCGGTAATGGAGCCAGGCCAGATAAAACGCAACGTGTACCTGCCAAAAGGTAAATGGTTCAATTACTGGACATTTGAAGTGCTGGAAGGTGGTAAGGAAGTAACCGTTGACACCCCGCTGGAAACCATGCCGCTGTTTGTAAAGGCCGGATCGGTAATACCCGAATACCCGGTGATGCAATACACAGGCGAAAAGGAAATTGAAGAAGTTAAACTGAACGTTTACTATACCGATTACGAAGTAAACTCTTTCCTGTTTGAAGATTACGGCGAAACTTTTGCCTATGAGCAAGATATTTACCTTGAAAAAAAATTTGTGGTAAATGGCAACTCAAGAAAGCTAACCATAGGCCAAAGCATGGAGGGACTGTACACTCCACGCTATGAGGGCTATCACTTTAACGTTATCGGCTTACCATTTAAGCCACACAAAATAATGGTCGACGGTAAAAATGTAACAGCTTTTACCATCAACGCTGATGGCACCATGGAGTTTAAATACAGTAAAAAGTTTAAGCAGATAGAAATCTCAAAATAA
- a CDS encoding MFS transporter, whose translation MNKVLQKPRLSFWQIWNMSFGFLGIQFGFALQTGYASRILQTFGADVGNLSFFWLAAPLTGMIIQPIIGHYSDRTWNRLGRRRPYFLTGALLSGLALCFLPNSSGLAFLIPPIIVGAGMLMLMDASFNVAMEPFRALVADNLPDSQHTAGFSMQTCLIGVGAIMGSVLPSVLSEWLHVPSVAAKGIVPDNLLYSFYAGGLILIGCILWTVVKTKEYPPEEYAKFHEPDAETVKRSGIMEFINDLVNMPKTMKQLGLVQFFSWFALFSMWVWTTPAIATHIFHLPSGDTSSQAYNNASDFVGKMFGVYNGVSALYALSLPWIVKKINRKRTHAFSLAMGGIGLISVFFIENHNLLYLSMVGVGLAWGSILAMPYAILSSSIPAKKIGVYMGLFNFFITFPQIVSSLSSSLIIKHLFNSESIYGLIMGGVFMFIAAISVFFVQDGKKIQIIEVSN comes from the coding sequence ATGAATAAAGTATTACAAAAGCCAAGATTAAGTTTCTGGCAAATCTGGAACATGAGCTTTGGCTTTTTGGGTATCCAGTTTGGCTTCGCGCTGCAAACCGGGTATGCAAGCCGCATATTGCAAACCTTTGGTGCCGATGTGGGTAACCTGTCGTTTTTTTGGTTGGCAGCCCCGCTTACCGGGATGATCATTCAGCCAATTATCGGGCATTACAGCGATCGTACCTGGAACCGTTTGGGCCGGCGTCGCCCTTATTTTTTAACCGGCGCTTTGCTGTCTGGTTTGGCGCTTTGCTTTTTGCCGAATTCATCGGGGCTTGCATTTTTAATCCCGCCCATAATTGTTGGCGCAGGTATGCTCATGCTGATGGATGCATCCTTTAACGTTGCTATGGAGCCGTTTAGGGCATTGGTTGCCGATAACCTGCCCGATAGTCAGCATACTGCCGGGTTTTCCATGCAGACTTGCCTGATAGGCGTGGGCGCCATTATGGGTTCGGTATTGCCATCTGTTTTAAGCGAATGGCTTCATGTGCCTTCAGTTGCGGCAAAGGGCATCGTACCTGATAATCTGCTTTATTCATTTTATGCCGGCGGGCTGATATTAATCGGTTGTATTTTATGGACGGTTGTAAAAACAAAAGAATACCCGCCCGAAGAATATGCTAAATTTCATGAGCCAGATGCAGAAACGGTAAAGCGAAGCGGCATTATGGAATTTATAAATGATTTGGTAAACATGCCCAAAACCATGAAACAGCTTGGTTTGGTACAGTTTTTTTCGTGGTTTGCCCTGTTCTCCATGTGGGTTTGGACAACCCCTGCCATAGCTACACACATATTTCATCTGCCTTCGGGCGATACATCTTCACAGGCTTATAACAATGCCAGTGATTTTGTAGGTAAAATGTTTGGCGTATACAACGGCGTTTCGGCATTGTACGCACTATCATTACCGTGGATAGTTAAAAAGATTAACCGGAAAAGAACGCATGCTTTTTCATTAGCCATGGGCGGTATTGGTTTAATTTCGGTGTTTTTTATTGAAAACCATAATTTGTTGTACTTGTCAATGGTTGGCGTAGGCTTGGCGTGGGGCAGTATTTTGGCCATGCCGTATGCCATATTATCAAGCTCGATACCGGCAAAAAAAATCGGGGTTTACATGGGGCTGTTCAACTTTTTTATCACGTTTCCGCAAATAGTAAGCAGCCTTAGCAGCAGCCTTATTATCAAACATTTGTTTAATAGCGAGTCGATTTACGGTTTAATTATGGGTGGTGTTTTTATGTTTATCGCAGCTATATCGGTGTTTTTTGTGCAGGATGGTAAGAAAATTCAAATAATAGAGGTTTCAAATTGA
- a CDS encoding alpha-amylase family glycosyl hydrolase, with protein sequence MEQTAANHKLIIYQLLPRLFGNTKTLNKTNGSIEENGVGKLNDINDKALQEIKKMGFTYVWYTGVIEHATMTDYSAYGIKADDPDIVKGRAGSPYAIKDYYDIDPDLAVDVKNRIREYEELIKRTHASGLKVLMDLVPNHVARTYASDVKPAGVRDFGQDDDKSKGFSPQNDFYYIPGQSFTVPPGYNPGGDEFKSPLKDGKFDENPAKATGNDVFSASPSINDWFETMKLNYGVDYMDHRRGHFDPVPPLWNKVYDILKYWTAKGVDGFRCDMVEMVPIEFWAWVIPKMKAEHPGIVFIGEAYDKGKYSDYIFKGHFDYLYDKVGLYDTIRNLTRNDYHTNTWGINAVWNHDSKGIDEHMLRFMENHDEQRIASPDFAGNPWLAVPGMIITATLNTGPVMIYFGQEVGEPGAGSEGFSGNDGRSSIFDYWGVPEHQKWLNGGAYDGGKLSDNQKKLRDFYSTLLNAVHNSEAIKTGAFYELMMANEHQPGFDTKMYVYLRYTNNQRILVITNFNRDARKLSVKLPDDLLHKLNINGKQQFTDLLSGSKFGTSDIKNGVEVTVGASSGLMLEF encoded by the coding sequence ATGGAACAAACCGCAGCCAATCATAAGCTGATCATATACCAACTATTGCCACGGCTTTTTGGCAATACTAAAACACTTAACAAAACCAATGGCTCAATTGAAGAGAATGGCGTTGGCAAGCTAAACGACATTAACGATAAAGCCCTTCAGGAAATTAAAAAAATGGGCTTCACCTATGTTTGGTATACCGGCGTAATTGAGCATGCCACCATGACTGATTATTCGGCTTACGGCATTAAGGCCGACGATCCGGATATTGTGAAGGGCAGGGCAGGTTCACCGTATGCCATTAAGGACTATTATGATATTGATCCTGATCTGGCCGTTGACGTGAAAAACCGCATCCGTGAATACGAGGAACTCATCAAACGTACCCATGCCAGCGGTTTAAAGGTGTTGATGGATTTGGTACCCAACCACGTGGCCCGTACTTATGCATCAGATGTAAAACCGGCCGGCGTACGCGACTTCGGTCAGGATGATGATAAAAGCAAAGGCTTTAGCCCGCAAAATGACTTTTACTACATACCAGGGCAATCATTTACGGTTCCGCCGGGATACAATCCCGGCGGCGATGAATTTAAAAGCCCTTTAAAGGATGGTAAATTTGATGAGAATCCAGCCAAAGCAACTGGTAACGATGTGTTCAGCGCATCGCCATCTATTAATGATTGGTTCGAGACGATGAAGTTGAACTATGGGGTTGATTACATGGATCATCGCCGAGGCCACTTCGACCCGGTGCCACCGCTTTGGAATAAAGTTTACGATATTTTAAAATACTGGACTGCCAAAGGTGTTGATGGTTTTCGCTGCGATATGGTAGAAATGGTGCCTATTGAATTCTGGGCTTGGGTAATTCCAAAAATGAAAGCGGAGCATCCCGGCATCGTTTTCATTGGCGAAGCATACGATAAAGGCAAATACAGCGATTATATATTTAAAGGACATTTTGATTACCTGTACGATAAGGTTGGCTTGTACGATACTATCCGCAACTTAACCCGTAACGATTACCACACCAATACCTGGGGAATAAACGCCGTGTGGAACCACGATAGCAAAGGTATAGACGAACATATGCTCCGTTTTATGGAAAACCATGACGAGCAACGCATTGCATCGCCTGATTTTGCGGGCAACCCATGGCTGGCCGTACCGGGTATGATAATAACAGCTACCCTAAATACCGGGCCGGTAATGATCTACTTTGGCCAGGAAGTTGGCGAACCCGGAGCAGGTAGTGAAGGCTTTAGCGGTAATGATGGCCGCAGCTCGATATTTGACTATTGGGGTGTGCCCGAACACCAGAAATGGCTTAACGGCGGCGCTTATGACGGCGGTAAACTATCTGATAATCAGAAAAAATTGCGCGACTTTTATAGTACCCTGCTTAACGCCGTACACAACAGCGAAGCCATTAAAACCGGCGCTTTTTATGAACTGATGATGGCTAATGAGCACCAGCCTGGTTTTGATACTAAAATGTACGTATACCTGCGTTATACCAATAATCAGCGTATATTAGTGATAACCAATTTTAACCGGGATGCCCGCAAATTAAGCGTAAAACTCCCGGATGACCTGTTACACAAACTAAATATAAACGGCAAACAGCAATTTACCGATCTGCTCAGCGGCAGCAAATTCGGCACCAGTGATATTAAAAATGGTGTTGAAGTAACTGTAGGGGCCAGTAGCGGGTTGATGCTGGAGTTTTAG